In the Flavobacterium acetivorans genome, one interval contains:
- the rodA gene encoding rod shape-determining protein RodA produces MKNQSIKKNLDWTCVIIYCLLVIMGWLNIYSSSLSSIEDTYQKQLIFILLTIPLIFIVLAIDGKFYEKYASIIFGISLLSLVGLFLFGKTIAGQRCWYAIGSFTLQPSEFAKAATSLALAKYLSDSQINLKDVNRQIQALAIVFLPVILILPQPDPGSALIYSIFIIILYREGLPAWYVWTGFTAIILFMLTLIIEPQYVILMALLVIVLIYYKSRLADRNIIASSLLFVLISGFVLSVDYVFDNVFKQHHRDRFNILLGKAVDLKGIGYNTNQSEIAIGSGGWIGKGFLEGTQTKGGFVPEQHTDYIFTTVGEEWGFAGSVVVIGLFVALFLRVIYLAERQKTKFSRVYGYCVAGILFTHFFVNIAMVVGIFPTIGVPLPFFSYGGSGLWGFTILLFIFLKMDANKVNEW; encoded by the coding sequence ATGAAAAACCAAAGTATAAAGAAAAATCTGGACTGGACTTGTGTCATCATCTATTGCCTATTAGTAATTATGGGCTGGTTGAATATATACTCTTCCTCATTGTCTTCTATAGAAGACACTTATCAAAAACAGCTTATCTTTATTTTACTGACCATTCCATTAATTTTTATTGTACTTGCTATTGATGGAAAATTTTATGAAAAATACGCCAGTATAATTTTTGGTATTTCGTTATTGTCCTTGGTCGGTTTATTTCTATTCGGAAAAACCATCGCTGGTCAAAGATGTTGGTACGCTATTGGAAGCTTTACCCTTCAACCATCTGAATTTGCAAAAGCAGCAACTTCCTTAGCCTTGGCTAAATACCTCAGTGATTCTCAAATTAACTTAAAAGACGTCAACCGACAAATTCAGGCACTTGCTATTGTTTTTTTACCGGTAATACTCATTCTGCCTCAACCTGATCCGGGTAGCGCCCTCATCTATAGCATCTTTATTATTATTTTATACCGCGAAGGACTTCCAGCTTGGTATGTTTGGACAGGATTTACTGCAATAATATTATTTATGCTAACCTTGATAATAGAACCTCAATACGTCATTTTAATGGCCTTATTGGTTATAGTCCTAATCTATTATAAGTCCAGATTAGCTGACAGAAATATTATAGCAAGCAGCCTACTTTTTGTTCTAATTTCGGGTTTTGTTCTATCAGTAGATTATGTTTTTGACAATGTTTTCAAACAACACCACCGCGATCGTTTTAATATCTTACTTGGTAAAGCGGTAGATTTAAAAGGAATTGGATACAATACAAACCAATCGGAAATAGCTATCGGATCAGGGGGATGGATTGGAAAAGGCTTTCTTGAGGGAACACAAACTAAAGGTGGATTTGTGCCGGAACAGCATACCGATTATATCTTTACCACCGTTGGAGAAGAATGGGGTTTCGCTGGCTCAGTTGTCGTTATCGGTTTATTTGTGGCTTTATTTCTTCGTGTCATTTATTTGGCAGAAAGACAAAAAACAAAATTTAGCAGAGTTTATGGCTATTGCGTTGCTGGTATCTTATTCACCCATTTCTTTGTAAATATTGCGATGGTTGTAGGTATATTCCCTACTATCGGAGTTCCCTTACCGTTCTTTTCTTATGGAGGATCTGGTCTTTGGGGATTCACTATCTTATTATTTATCTTTCTAAAAATGGATGCCAATAAGGTAAATGAGTGGTAA
- the mrdA gene encoding penicillin-binding protein 2 has product MRKLLLPSLIIVAASLLVIRIFYLQVVNDTFKLKSENNAIKIKYDYPERGYIYDRNGKLLVANQASYDIMVIPRELKNIDTLEFCQLLNITKEDFIKKIAKAKVYSPRLPSVFLPQLNKSEFAAFQEKIRKFEGFYFQKRSLRDYEVDFGANIFGFITQVNEQLIAKNPYYKSGDLIGQQGVEQYYEEILRGIKGVKYFQKDKYNREIGSYKNGKYDTIAVQGEDINLTLDAELQKYGEQLMINKRGGIVAIEPKTGEILALVTAPSYDPGILVGRQRSKNYTMLYHDSIAKPLYDRGLLAEYPPGSPFKILTGLIGLQEGVVDEQTSFMCNHGFSYARGRFMKCHDSGPHQLHNGIYHSCNTYFAQVYMRTINKYTKPSYAVDVWSDHVKSFGLGQFMGYDLPTGKRGNVPTSKTYKRIYPNGGWRSTTIVSNSIGQGEVLMTPIQLANMMATVANEGHYFTPHIIKKIKGENIDPKFKVKHETTIDKKYFKPVISGLFDVYNLGTGRSLKVEGIDICGKTGTAENFAKIGGKRVQLEDHSIFVAFAPKDNPKIAIAVLVENGGFGATIAGPIASLMIEKYLRKTITRTDLEKRILERSLQDRYAKLGGLSDVVKLQLKKQDSILKSKKIIPVIKKDTTKQN; this is encoded by the coding sequence ATGAGAAAACTTCTGCTGCCTTCTTTAATCATTGTTGCAGCATCATTGCTAGTAATCCGGATATTTTATTTGCAAGTGGTCAACGACACTTTCAAACTAAAATCAGAAAACAATGCCATTAAAATCAAGTATGATTATCCCGAAAGAGGTTATATCTACGATAGAAATGGGAAATTATTAGTAGCAAATCAGGCGTCCTATGACATCATGGTAATTCCTAGAGAATTAAAAAACATAGACACGCTGGAATTCTGTCAATTACTGAATATCACAAAAGAAGATTTCATTAAAAAAATTGCCAAGGCTAAGGTTTACAGCCCTCGTTTACCTTCGGTTTTTTTACCTCAATTAAACAAGAGTGAATTTGCGGCTTTTCAAGAAAAAATTAGAAAATTTGAAGGCTTCTATTTCCAAAAACGTTCACTTCGTGACTACGAAGTCGATTTTGGAGCCAATATTTTTGGATTCATCACCCAAGTTAACGAACAATTAATTGCAAAAAACCCCTACTATAAAAGCGGTGATTTAATTGGACAACAAGGCGTTGAACAATACTATGAAGAAATTTTACGCGGTATAAAAGGAGTAAAATATTTTCAGAAAGACAAATACAACCGGGAAATTGGGTCCTATAAAAATGGGAAATACGATACTATTGCTGTTCAAGGTGAAGACATCAATCTTACTCTTGACGCAGAACTTCAAAAATATGGAGAGCAATTAATGATCAATAAAAGAGGAGGAATCGTCGCTATTGAACCAAAAACCGGGGAGATTTTAGCATTGGTTACCGCCCCATCTTATGATCCTGGCATCTTGGTAGGCAGACAAAGATCGAAAAATTACACGATGCTTTATCATGATTCCATTGCAAAACCACTATACGACAGAGGCCTTTTGGCTGAGTATCCTCCTGGCTCACCATTTAAAATACTAACAGGCCTTATTGGTCTGCAAGAAGGCGTCGTAGATGAACAAACCTCATTTATGTGTAATCATGGTTTCAGTTACGCCCGAGGACGATTTATGAAGTGTCATGATTCAGGACCGCATCAATTGCACAATGGAATATACCACTCTTGTAACACTTATTTTGCACAAGTTTACATGCGAACCATTAACAAATACACAAAACCTTCTTATGCCGTTGATGTATGGAGCGATCATGTAAAAAGCTTTGGTCTTGGCCAATTTATGGGCTACGACTTACCAACTGGGAAAAGAGGAAATGTTCCAACATCTAAAACCTACAAGAGAATCTATCCAAACGGAGGATGGAGAAGTACCACTATCGTTTCTAATTCTATAGGTCAAGGTGAGGTTTTAATGACACCAATTCAACTGGCAAACATGATGGCTACAGTGGCGAACGAAGGTCACTATTTTACTCCTCATATCATCAAAAAAATAAAAGGAGAGAATATCGACCCTAAATTCAAGGTAAAACACGAAACTACAATAGACAAAAAATATTTCAAACCCGTGATAAGTGGTTTGTTTGACGTATACAATCTAGGAACAGGAAGAAGTTTGAAAGTCGAAGGCATTGACATCTGTGGTAAAACAGGGACAGCAGAAAATTTCGCTAAAATTGGAGGTAAAAGAGTACAACTGGAAGATCACTCCATTTTTGTTGCCTTTGCGCCAAAAGACAACCCGAAGATTGCCATTGCTGTTTTAGTAGAAAACGGTGGATTTGGAGCCACCATTGCAGGACCAATAGCCAGTTTAATGATTGAAAAATATCTTCGAAAAACCATTACAAGAACCGATTTAGAAAAAAGAATTCTAGAACGAAGTCTTCAAGATCGTTATGCAAAGCTAGGCGGACTTTCGGATGTGGTTAAGCTGCAATTGAAAAAACAAGATTCAATTTTAAAAAGTAAAAAAATAATTCCAGTAATAAAAAAAGATACTACTAAACAAAATTAA